From one Synechocystis sp. PCC 6803 substr. PCC-P genomic stretch:
- the accB gene encoding acetyl-CoA carboxylase biotin carboxyl carrier protein yields the protein MAINFTELRELLGVISQSNITEFSLKSGDFEVSVRKDGMAGGISVVPQAIAPQPAPVVSASVPSPEVAAPSPADQKWTAIVSPMVGTFYRAPAPDEPPFVEVGDAVSKGQGVCIIEAMKLMNEIEAEVAGQVMEIVVENGEPVEYGQTLMWIKP from the coding sequence GTGGCTATTAACTTTACGGAACTGCGGGAATTGTTGGGGGTAATTTCCCAAAGTAATATCACGGAGTTCAGTCTAAAAAGCGGCGATTTTGAGGTGTCAGTCCGTAAGGATGGTATGGCCGGCGGCATCTCCGTTGTCCCTCAGGCGATCGCCCCCCAGCCTGCCCCGGTGGTTTCTGCCTCAGTTCCCTCCCCCGAAGTTGCGGCCCCATCCCCAGCGGATCAAAAGTGGACGGCGATCGTTTCCCCCATGGTGGGTACTTTTTACCGAGCCCCAGCCCCGGATGAGCCTCCCTTTGTGGAAGTGGGAGATGCAGTCAGCAAAGGCCAGGGAGTGTGCATCATTGAAGCAATGAAGTTAATGAATGAAATTGAAGCGGAAGTGGCGGGGCAAGTGATGGAGATTGTGGTGGAAAATGGGGAGCCGGTGGAATACGGTCAAACCCTAATGTGGATTAAACCCTAG
- a CDS encoding thioesterase family protein, with amino-acid sequence MSDSPKPQLPPSPQGDHCLVHQQELEAVTEKWFEIMVRVQPHHTDYGGVVWHGTYLTWLETARVECLRSIGVDFADLVKLGCDLPVVSLALRYHRAIRLGQTAVIKVQMQEIQKVRLEWQNQIVCLETGEPCVTGKITLVAIDPAKGKIMRRLPPVVQEHLLKLRQ; translated from the coding sequence GTGAGTGATTCCCCCAAGCCCCAATTACCCCCAAGCCCCCAGGGAGACCATTGTCTAGTTCACCAACAGGAACTGGAAGCTGTGACCGAAAAGTGGTTTGAGATTATGGTCCGGGTACAACCCCACCACACTGATTACGGCGGCGTTGTTTGGCATGGCACCTACCTAACCTGGCTGGAAACCGCCCGAGTGGAATGTTTGCGGTCCATTGGAGTGGATTTTGCCGACTTGGTCAAGCTGGGTTGTGATTTACCTGTGGTGAGCCTGGCCCTACGGTACCACCGAGCCATCCGCTTGGGACAAACAGCAGTGATTAAAGTGCAAATGCAAGAAATTCAGAAAGTGCGGCTGGAATGGCAAAATCAAATTGTTTGTCTGGAAACCGGGGAACCCTGTGTAACTGGCAAAATTACCCTAGTGGCGATCGACCCTGCCAAGGGCAAAATTATGCGCCGTTTACCACCGGTGGTACAGGAACATTTACTAAAGCTGAGACAGTGA
- the menC gene encoding o-succinylbenzoate synthase encodes MDKPYHVKFYSYNFPLPKPVVTAHGHWQRRRGLIVELTDQRGNRGRGEIAPLPWFGTEDLASATDFCRSLKGRITPAQIEKIGDRLPCCGFAFGSAEWELESGSVIENSPNSLSYCQLLPTGEAALDYLASNPQLGASTFKWKIGVGDFAVERDLYGQLWRRLPEGCQIRLDANGGLSVDIAQQWLTLLDRQRENSGPKIQYLEQPLPPGEIDEMFRLQEDFATSIALDEAVCSLAQLAQLYDKGWSGLYILKAAIMGNPRVLNHWLKTHPIPAIFSSVFETAIARGQVLALAQKWNLPDHAVGFAPLREPITEATPDSV; translated from the coding sequence ATGGATAAACCCTATCACGTTAAATTTTATTCCTACAATTTCCCCCTGCCTAAGCCAGTGGTAACAGCCCATGGCCATTGGCAACGGCGACGGGGCTTGATTGTGGAGTTAACCGACCAAAGGGGTAACAGGGGCCGAGGAGAAATTGCTCCCCTACCCTGGTTTGGCACGGAAGATTTAGCCAGCGCCACGGATTTTTGCCGCAGTTTAAAAGGTCGGATTACCCCCGCGCAAATTGAGAAAATTGGCGATCGCCTACCCTGTTGTGGGTTTGCCTTTGGCTCAGCGGAGTGGGAGTTAGAGAGCGGCAGTGTGATTGAAAATTCCCCCAACTCTCTCAGTTACTGTCAACTTTTGCCTACAGGGGAGGCCGCCCTGGATTATCTCGCCTCCAATCCCCAGTTGGGAGCTAGCACGTTTAAATGGAAAATTGGCGTCGGGGATTTTGCTGTAGAAAGGGATTTGTATGGGCAGTTATGGCGACGGTTACCGGAAGGCTGTCAAATTCGCCTCGATGCCAACGGCGGTTTGAGTGTGGACATCGCCCAACAATGGTTAACTCTCCTCGATCGCCAAAGGGAAAATTCTGGGCCCAAAATTCAATACCTGGAGCAACCCCTGCCTCCTGGGGAAATTGACGAGATGTTTCGACTGCAAGAAGATTTTGCTACCTCCATCGCCCTAGACGAAGCGGTATGCAGCTTAGCTCAACTCGCCCAACTCTACGATAAAGGTTGGTCCGGGCTTTACATCCTCAAAGCCGCCATCATGGGGAATCCTAGGGTACTGAACCATTGGTTAAAAACCCATCCCATCCCCGCCATTTTTTCCTCCGTGTTTGAAACGGCGATCGCCAGGGGTCAAGTGTTGGCCCTGGCCCAAAAGTGGAACTTACCAGACCATGCCGTTGGCTTTGCTCCCCTAAGGGAACCCATAACAGAGGCCACCCCGGACTCGGTATGA
- the efp gene encoding elongation factor P: MISSNDFRTGTSIVMDGAVWKVVEFLHVKPGKGSAFVRTKLKSVQTGNVVEKTFRAGETVPQANIEKSVMQHTYKDGDQYVFMDMETFEEVSIAPDTLGDKAKFIKEEMEVSVVTWDGTILDVELPTSVVLEIVETDPGVKGDTATGGTKPAILETGAQVMVPLFIAQGERIKVDTRDGSYLGRDNA; the protein is encoded by the coding sequence ATGATATCCAGTAACGATTTTCGCACAGGTACCAGTATTGTGATGGACGGCGCAGTCTGGAAGGTGGTGGAATTCCTCCACGTTAAACCAGGCAAGGGTTCCGCCTTTGTGCGGACCAAGCTCAAAAGTGTTCAAACCGGCAACGTGGTGGAAAAAACTTTCCGGGCGGGGGAAACGGTGCCCCAGGCCAACATCGAAAAATCAGTGATGCAACATACCTATAAAGATGGGGACCAATATGTCTTTATGGATATGGAAACCTTTGAAGAGGTGAGCATTGCCCCCGATACCCTGGGAGACAAGGCCAAATTCATCAAAGAGGAGATGGAAGTCAGCGTTGTCACTTGGGATGGCACCATTCTGGATGTGGAATTGCCTACCAGCGTTGTGCTGGAAATTGTTGAAACTGACCCCGGTGTGAAGGGAGATACGGCCACTGGCGGCACCAAGCCAGCCATTTTGGAAACCGGTGCCCAGGTAATGGTGCCCCTATTCATTGCCCAGGGAGAAAGGATTAAAGTTGATACCAGGGATGGTTCCTACCTAGGACGGGACAATGCCTAA
- a CDS encoding peptidylprolyl isomerase, with protein sequence MGALKWENFAVAPYAGEQTTIIMMQIIKTPLGIITRRGLQLSLLSLLLTMLSLTWAMPGWSLPLNQPMLLGALAQGNAITDPNAILRYALPIDNPEVRRLQDSLEDISNHIRAKRWPAIKKDVRAANLTITLKEDKILAGVPADRQPEAETLLGSIKTDLTALTEAVEAKDKEQVISFRKSALTAIGDLEALMVTDFPFAIPEEFANLPQLKGRATVEMTTNKGPLTIVVDGYSAPINAGNFVDLVQRKFYDGLPFIRSEDFFVTQAGDPPGPEAGFIDPQTKEYRAIPLEILVKGEEGPIYGMTLEDAGMYLPELALPFNAYGAIALARPETEPNGGSSQFFFFKFDTELTPPGFNLMDGRYSVFGYVVDGKETLEQLSEGDKIVSAKVISGADNLVNGNS encoded by the coding sequence ATGGGGGCGTTGAAGTGGGAAAATTTTGCTGTTGCCCCCTATGCTGGAGAACAAACCACAATCATTATGATGCAAATTATTAAAACTCCCCTGGGGATAATTACCCGACGGGGCCTGCAATTGAGCTTGTTGTCCTTGTTGCTAACCATGCTATCTCTGACATGGGCTATGCCGGGATGGAGCTTGCCTTTGAACCAGCCGATGCTGTTGGGTGCTTTGGCCCAGGGCAATGCCATTACGGATCCCAATGCCATTTTGCGCTACGCTCTGCCCATCGATAATCCAGAGGTGCGGCGCTTGCAGGACAGCTTGGAAGATATTTCTAACCACATCCGGGCTAAGCGTTGGCCGGCGATTAAAAAAGATGTGCGGGCGGCTAATCTGACCATCACCTTGAAGGAAGATAAGATTCTTGCTGGGGTACCGGCCGATCGCCAACCGGAGGCGGAAACTTTATTGGGCAGTATCAAAACCGATTTAACTGCCCTAACCGAAGCAGTAGAGGCTAAGGATAAAGAACAGGTGATTAGCTTCCGTAAATCAGCCCTGACGGCGATCGGGGATTTGGAAGCCCTGATGGTGACGGATTTCCCCTTTGCCATTCCTGAAGAATTTGCTAATCTTCCTCAACTCAAGGGCCGGGCCACGGTGGAAATGACCACCAATAAGGGTCCCCTGACCATTGTGGTGGATGGCTACAGCGCCCCCATTAACGCCGGTAACTTTGTGGATTTGGTGCAACGCAAATTCTATGACGGTTTACCTTTTATCCGTTCGGAAGATTTCTTTGTGACTCAAGCGGGGGATCCCCCAGGGCCAGAAGCGGGCTTTATTGACCCCCAAACCAAAGAATACCGGGCCATTCCCCTGGAAATTTTGGTCAAGGGAGAAGAGGGCCCCATCTATGGCATGACCTTGGAAGATGCCGGCATGTACTTACCGGAATTGGCCTTACCTTTCAATGCCTACGGGGCGATCGCCTTGGCTCGGCCGGAAACGGAACCCAATGGTGGTTCTTCCCAATTTTTCTTCTTTAAGTTTGATACCGAGCTAACTCCACCGGGGTTTAATTTGATGGATGGCCGTTATTCGGTCTTCGGTTATGTGGTGGACGGGAAAGAAACGTTGGAACAGTTGAGTGAAGGGGACAAAATTGTTTCCGCCAAAGTAATTAGCGGTGCAGACAATTTAGTTAACGGCAATAGTTGA